The sequence CGGGGCGATCCGCCGGCCGAGTACCTGGCCAGTCTCGCCGTCGAGTGGCACGAGTTGCTCCCGCACACCAAGCTGGAAGCCGATCACCGGCACCACTTCGACTCGGAGTTGCGCAGGCCCGGCGTGCTCACCCACGTCCGCCTCAACGTCTTCCCGGACGGCGGTGTGAGCCGCCTGCGCCTTTACGGCACGCCGCGGCGCGACGCCTGATGGCGGGCCTGGCCGCTCTCAACGCCGCCGACGCGGCCTGGTTGCGCGACGAGTTCCTCAAGTGCTGCCATGCGACGCGGTGGGCCAACCAGCTCGCGGCGCGCCGGCCTTTCGCCGCCGAGGCCGACCTGTTTGCCGCCGCCGAGGAGATCTGGTGGCAGATGAGCACGCCCGACATCCTCGAGGCCTTCGCCGGCCACCCCCGCATCGGCGATCTCGCTTCGCTGCGGGCCAGGTATGCGAACACCGCGGGCTGGGCGGCGGGCGAGCAGGCGGGCGCGGCGGCGGCCTCCGAGGAAA comes from Candidatus Tanganyikabacteria bacterium and encodes:
- the uraD gene encoding 2-oxo-4-hydroxy-4-carboxy-5-ureidoimidazoline decarboxylase, which codes for MAGLAALNAADAAWLRDEFLKCCHATRWANQLAARRPFAAEADLFAAAEEIWWQMSTPDILEAFAGHPRIGDLASLRARYANTAGWAAGEQAGAAAASEEMLEALAAGNRAYEARFGHIFIVCATGKTAAEMLATLQARLPNGPDDELRVAAGEQAKITRIRLEKLLTS